A window of the Acidithiobacillus thiooxidans ATCC 19377 genome harbors these coding sequences:
- the rimP gene encoding ribosome maturation factor RimP: MNVEERLDQEIARQVGTVGCALVDARMLRSGRAITLQILIEKEDGASVTIEDCATVSRQLSVWLDVANPINGAYRLEVSSAGLDRPLKTLQDYERFQGEHAEVHLYGLHQGRRRLLGVLQGLEDQKVVIENSEGRWTLALDEIHKAKLVPQW, translated from the coding sequence ATGAACGTGGAAGAACGATTGGATCAGGAAATTGCCCGGCAGGTTGGCACAGTGGGCTGCGCCTTGGTCGATGCGCGGATGTTGCGTAGCGGTCGCGCAATTACCTTGCAGATATTAATTGAAAAAGAAGATGGGGCTTCTGTCACTATTGAAGACTGTGCAACCGTCAGCCGCCAGCTCAGTGTATGGCTGGATGTTGCCAATCCGATTAATGGGGCCTACCGTCTGGAAGTATCCAGTGCGGGCCTGGATCGTCCTTTGAAAACACTGCAGGATTACGAAAGATTCCAGGGTGAGCACGCGGAAGTGCATTTATACGGGTTGCATCAGGGTCGCCGCCGTCTGTTGGGCGTTTTGCAGGGGCTGGAGGATCAGAAAGTGGTTATTGAAAATAGTGAGGGGCGCTGGACACTGGCGCTGGATGAAATTCATAAGGCTAAGTTGGTTCCCCAATGGTGA
- the nusA gene encoding transcription termination factor NusA gives MSRELLYLADAVAHEKDVDREVIFQALEASLVSASKKKYGADWHIVVDVDRKTGDYVTRRLWEVVADEEEDFDADLQIRLEAAKAIRPDVDLGGFVEEVLPPVEFGRIAAQTAKQVIVQKVRDAERDRIVSDFALRKGDIISGLVKRMEKGNAIVDMGRAEALLAKDEMMPREAIRPGDRVKAHLQDVRRVQRGPQLFLSRVSPELLIRLFAQEVPEIGNGMIEIMGAARDPGLRAKLAVRSNDPRVDPVGACVGLRGNRVQTVINELKGERIDIVIWSADPASYVINALSPAEVSSIVVDENTHSMDVVVDAENLSQAIGRGGQNVRLATQLTGWTINILTEEEAQAKRDEEDSKFLNHFVQELGVDEDLAQLLVSEGFTSIEEVAYVPVAEMMEIEGLDEELVSELRRRARDMLLNKAIAQEEQVALSEPGEDLLSLKEMDKGLAHLLASKGVATAEDLAELAASELCEMVGIDEERAKALILEARAPWFA, from the coding sequence ATGAGTCGTGAACTTCTTTATCTGGCGGACGCCGTCGCCCATGAGAAGGATGTGGACCGGGAAGTCATTTTTCAGGCTCTGGAAGCATCACTGGTTTCCGCATCCAAGAAGAAATATGGGGCAGACTGGCACATTGTGGTGGATGTGGACCGCAAGACCGGGGACTACGTGACCCGACGTTTGTGGGAAGTGGTAGCGGACGAAGAAGAAGATTTTGATGCTGATCTGCAAATCCGTCTGGAAGCAGCCAAGGCGATACGTCCCGACGTGGATCTGGGGGGCTTTGTAGAAGAAGTTCTGCCACCGGTCGAATTTGGTCGCATTGCCGCACAGACCGCCAAGCAGGTGATTGTCCAGAAAGTACGAGATGCTGAACGGGACCGGATTGTTTCCGACTTTGCCTTGCGTAAAGGGGATATTATCAGTGGTCTGGTCAAGCGTATGGAAAAAGGCAATGCCATTGTCGATATGGGGCGGGCAGAGGCGCTGTTGGCCAAAGATGAAATGATGCCGCGTGAGGCCATTCGTCCCGGCGACCGGGTCAAGGCACATCTACAGGACGTCCGCAGGGTGCAGCGTGGTCCACAGTTGTTTTTGTCGCGGGTCAGCCCCGAATTGTTGATCAGGCTGTTTGCCCAGGAAGTGCCGGAAATTGGTAATGGTATGATCGAAATCATGGGGGCGGCACGGGATCCTGGCTTGCGCGCGAAACTGGCGGTGCGCTCCAATGACCCTCGAGTGGATCCAGTGGGTGCCTGTGTCGGCTTGCGCGGTAACCGCGTTCAGACGGTCATCAACGAACTCAAGGGTGAGCGTATTGATATCGTCATCTGGTCGGCAGATCCGGCTAGTTATGTCATCAATGCCTTATCACCGGCCGAAGTGTCGAGTATTGTGGTAGATGAAAACACCCACAGTATGGATGTGGTCGTCGATGCTGAAAACCTCTCGCAGGCCATCGGACGCGGCGGGCAAAATGTGCGCCTGGCCACGCAGTTGACAGGATGGACCATCAATATCCTGACGGAAGAAGAAGCCCAGGCCAAACGTGACGAAGAAGATTCCAAGTTCCTGAATCATTTTGTTCAAGAGTTGGGCGTGGATGAAGATCTGGCGCAACTGCTGGTCAGCGAGGGCTTTACCTCGATTGAAGAAGTGGCATATGTGCCAGTTGCCGAGATGATGGAAATTGAAGGGCTTGATGAAGAACTGGTCAGCGAACTGCGGCGTCGGGCGCGCGATATGCTTTTGAACAAAGCCATTGCCCAGGAAGAACAGGTGGCCTTAAGCGAACCTGGTGAGGACCTGCTAAGCCTGAAAGAAATGGATAAAGGCCTGGCCCATCTGCTGGCCAGCAAGGGTGTGGCCACTGCTGAAGATTTGGCGGAGCTGGCAGCCAGCGAGTTATGTGAGATGGTCGGGATTGATGAAGAGCGTGCGAAAGCTCTTATTCTGGAGGCGCGTGCGCCCTGGTTTGCTTAA
- the infB gene encoding translation initiation factor IF-2 yields the protein MTVTVANFAAELGVTHARLLEQLNAAGIVKKTADDVVTEDDKHRLLASLRSAHGEGSGELRRITLNRTSTSEIKQSVGAGKSRTVQVEVRRKRTYVKREVTADEPVEQLPVAESQVAEPVTAVETSPPEIEMLVSPVDVAVTETVQDSAAPVAQQDAPEPVESVAQPVVTTPEAIPAVEPKAPGAERQPAARAHSERAAAPDRNRAPVSERPRPAATAPAKAPSAPPRGKKAGPAGRGEDDRSGAGRRGPRRNDEGGNADALGRRRKPGDKKNRNRGTQMGNEAIMAPVIREVAVPETITVGELASRMAIKATDVIKAMMKMGVMATINQVIDQETAAIVVEELGHKVKMVAMTSPEAFLMDEGSTETPIIGRRPPVVTVMGHVDHGKTSLLDRIRSAQVASGEAGGITQHIGAYHVETPKGMVTFLDTPGHEAFTAMRARGAQATDIVVLVVAADDGVMPQTIEAIHHAKAAHVPIVVAVNKIDKPGVDPERIRQELAGHEVVPEEWGGDAQFVNVSAKAGLHIDDLLDAILLQAEMLELDVQSNGPAKGVVIESRLDRGRGVVATVLVRQGTLHAGDMLLAGAQFGRVKALVNDAGQSTQEVGPGLPAEVLGLSDVPHAGDEVVVVADERKAREVALFRQGKFRDVRLAKNQKASLESLFEAAADGQLQQLNLLIKADVQGSVEALSTTLERLSTSEVKVTVIHSGVGGITESDVNLAAASQAVLIGFNVRAEAQARRLIESTGVDVRYHSVIYDAVDEVKAAMSGMLAPEIREKIIGHAEVRETFRVPKVGTIAGCMVIDGVVRRNAKVRVLRQDVVIHSGEMDSLRRFKDDAKEVREGFECGIGLRNYNDLKNGDIIEAYETTEVARTV from the coding sequence ATGACGGTAACTGTCGCCAATTTTGCAGCTGAATTAGGTGTAACCCATGCGCGCTTGTTGGAGCAGTTGAATGCTGCGGGCATCGTGAAAAAAACAGCAGATGATGTGGTCACTGAAGACGACAAACATCGGTTGCTGGCTTCGTTACGCAGTGCCCATGGAGAAGGAAGTGGCGAGCTGCGGCGGATCACCCTGAACCGTACCAGCACCTCTGAAATCAAGCAGTCGGTCGGTGCGGGAAAATCCCGTACTGTACAGGTGGAGGTCCGGCGTAAGAGAACCTACGTCAAACGTGAGGTGACCGCAGATGAACCGGTAGAACAGTTGCCTGTTGCGGAAAGTCAGGTTGCTGAGCCGGTTACAGCCGTCGAAACATCGCCCCCCGAGATCGAGATGCTGGTGAGCCCCGTTGACGTTGCCGTCACGGAGACTGTCCAGGACTCAGCCGCCCCTGTCGCCCAGCAGGATGCTCCCGAACCGGTAGAATCGGTAGCGCAACCCGTGGTGACAACCCCCGAAGCTATACCGGCAGTGGAGCCAAAAGCGCCAGGCGCTGAACGTCAGCCTGCTGCCCGTGCCCATAGCGAACGCGCTGCGGCACCGGATCGTAACCGTGCTCCAGTCAGCGAACGCCCGCGTCCCGCAGCAACTGCCCCGGCTAAAGCACCCTCGGCCCCGCCGCGTGGTAAAAAAGCAGGCCCGGCAGGTCGTGGAGAGGATGATCGTTCCGGTGCCGGACGGCGTGGTCCACGTCGTAATGATGAGGGCGGCAATGCCGATGCTTTAGGGCGTCGGCGTAAACCTGGAGACAAGAAAAACCGGAATCGCGGTACGCAGATGGGCAATGAAGCCATCATGGCACCGGTGATTCGCGAAGTAGCCGTCCCCGAAACCATTACGGTGGGTGAATTGGCCAGCCGCATGGCGATCAAGGCCACGGATGTCATCAAGGCCATGATGAAAATGGGCGTGATGGCGACCATCAATCAGGTGATTGACCAGGAAACGGCGGCTATTGTCGTTGAAGAATTAGGTCATAAGGTCAAGATGGTAGCCATGACCAGTCCCGAAGCCTTCCTGATGGATGAAGGCAGTACGGAGACCCCGATTATTGGCAGACGGCCCCCCGTGGTCACGGTAATGGGGCATGTAGACCATGGTAAAACCTCACTGCTGGACCGGATTCGTTCGGCGCAGGTAGCCAGTGGGGAAGCAGGAGGAATCACCCAGCATATTGGTGCTTATCATGTGGAAACGCCCAAAGGCATGGTAACTTTTCTGGATACCCCAGGCCATGAAGCCTTTACCGCCATGCGGGCCCGAGGTGCTCAGGCTACCGATATTGTCGTTCTGGTAGTGGCGGCAGATGACGGTGTGATGCCGCAAACCATTGAAGCCATCCATCATGCCAAGGCGGCACATGTGCCGATTGTTGTGGCCGTCAACAAAATCGACAAACCCGGAGTGGACCCTGAACGGATCCGACAGGAGTTGGCAGGTCATGAGGTGGTTCCTGAAGAATGGGGTGGAGACGCGCAGTTTGTGAATGTTTCGGCCAAGGCCGGTCTGCATATTGATGATCTCCTGGATGCGATCCTGTTGCAGGCGGAAATGCTCGAACTGGATGTGCAGAGTAATGGTCCGGCCAAGGGTGTGGTCATTGAGTCCCGTCTTGATCGGGGTCGGGGTGTAGTGGCCACGGTACTGGTTCGGCAGGGTACCCTGCATGCTGGGGATATGCTCCTGGCGGGAGCCCAGTTTGGGCGCGTGAAAGCGCTGGTTAATGATGCCGGACAAAGTACGCAGGAAGTAGGCCCCGGTTTGCCTGCCGAGGTTCTCGGCCTCAGTGATGTTCCCCATGCGGGTGACGAGGTTGTGGTTGTGGCCGATGAGCGCAAGGCGCGTGAAGTCGCGCTGTTCCGTCAGGGCAAGTTCCGTGATGTGCGTCTTGCCAAAAACCAGAAGGCTTCCCTGGAGAGTCTCTTTGAAGCCGCTGCGGATGGTCAGTTGCAGCAGTTGAATCTGTTGATCAAGGCTGACGTGCAAGGTTCGGTAGAAGCATTGAGTACGACGCTGGAGCGCCTTTCCACTTCAGAAGTAAAAGTGACCGTTATTCACTCGGGTGTGGGAGGTATTACTGAATCGGATGTGAATCTGGCGGCAGCTTCGCAAGCGGTGCTTATCGGCTTTAATGTACGGGCGGAAGCTCAGGCCCGTCGCCTCATAGAAAGCACTGGCGTAGATGTACGTTATCACAGCGTGATTTATGATGCCGTGGATGAAGTCAAAGCCGCCATGAGTGGTATGCTGGCACCGGAAATCCGTGAAAAAATCATTGGTCATGCTGAGGTCCGCGAAACATTCCGGGTTCCCAAAGTGGGTACGATCGCCGGCTGTATGGTCATCGATGGCGTTGTCCGCCGTAATGCCAAGGTCCGCGTGCTGCGACAGGACGTGGTCATCCACAGCGGTGAAATGGATTCTTTGCGCCGCTTCAAGGATGACGCCAAGGAAGTCCGGGAAGGTTTCGAGTGTGGTATCGGTCTGCGCAATTACAATGACCTCAAAAACGGGGATATCATTGAGGCCTACGAAACCACTGAAGTCGCGCGTACGGTCTAG
- a CDS encoding ribosome-binding factor A, with protein MQHTHRVYPRGARVSHLLREEIAALLRELHGLPADLALLPPSITMVDLPADMRSATVFFSLMDGPGRAAAVRQILDARAGEMRQILGKRLALRRIPPLHFVYDARFDRGAEMAEILAHLPPAADEEA; from the coding sequence TTGCAGCATACTCATCGTGTTTATCCGCGCGGCGCCAGGGTATCTCACCTGCTCCGTGAAGAAATTGCCGCGCTGTTGCGCGAGTTGCATGGTCTTCCTGCTGATCTGGCGCTCTTGCCGCCCAGCATAACCATGGTCGACTTGCCAGCTGACATGCGTTCGGCAACCGTTTTCTTTTCCCTGATGGATGGTCCCGGGCGCGCCGCTGCGGTCCGCCAGATCCTCGATGCCCGGGCGGGAGAAATGCGTCAGATACTGGGGAAGCGGCTGGCCTTGCGGCGGATTCCGCCATTGCACTTTGTTTATGATGCGCGCTTTGATCGGGGTGCTGAAATGGCAGAAATTCTGGCGCATTTGCCGCCCGCTGCGGATGAGGAAGCGTGA
- the truB gene encoding tRNA pseudouridine(55) synthase TruB, with protein MTCQHGLLLLDKPEGLTSNATLQRAKRIMGIKKAGHTGSLDPIATGLLVLLFGEATKVSDYILNADKSYRATLRLGQTTSTGDREGEILEEKAVTVVRADIEAMLPRFLGEIAQIPPMYSAIKQGGKPLYELARKGIEVERAPRQVRIDGLRLIEFTGNRLVMDVDCSKGTYIRSLAMDLGAALDCGAHVEALRRTCTGPFRIEDAFTLEALAEQQKQGECPLKAMDLALEYLPAVTLTENTAYYLRQGQGVVVAHAPSLGRIRLYGPGAQFLGLGEVMDDGKVAPRRLMSVN; from the coding sequence ATGACCTGTCAGCATGGCCTGTTGTTGCTCGATAAGCCAGAGGGTTTAACCTCCAATGCGACCCTGCAGCGCGCCAAGCGGATTATGGGGATCAAAAAAGCGGGACATACCGGCAGCCTCGATCCCATTGCCACCGGGCTGCTGGTATTGCTCTTTGGTGAGGCGACCAAAGTCTCTGATTACATTCTGAATGCCGACAAGTCCTACCGGGCGACCCTGCGGCTGGGACAGACAACCAGCACGGGTGATCGTGAGGGTGAGATTCTGGAAGAAAAAGCGGTCACGGTAGTGCGCGCCGATATCGAGGCCATGCTCCCGCGTTTTCTGGGAGAAATTGCCCAGATTCCTCCCATGTACTCGGCCATCAAGCAGGGTGGCAAGCCTTTGTACGAGCTGGCTCGTAAAGGGATTGAGGTGGAAAGGGCGCCGCGTCAGGTGCGCATTGACGGTTTGCGCCTGATAGAATTCACCGGGAATCGCCTGGTCATGGATGTGGATTGTTCCAAAGGTACCTACATTCGCAGTCTGGCGATGGATTTGGGCGCGGCCTTGGATTGTGGGGCTCATGTCGAAGCGTTGCGACGAACGTGCACAGGGCCATTCAGGATCGAGGACGCATTTACTCTGGAAGCGTTGGCAGAGCAGCAGAAACAGGGTGAATGTCCGTTAAAGGCGATGGATCTGGCACTGGAGTATTTGCCCGCCGTCACCCTGACGGAGAACACCGCTTATTATTTGCGTCAGGGGCAGGGTGTGGTGGTGGCACATGCACCTTCTCTGGGACGTATTCGCCTTTACGGACCGGGTGCGCAGTTTCTCGGTCTGGGAGAGGTCATGGACGACGGAAAGGTGGCGCCACGCCGCCTCATGAGCGTAAACTAG
- the rpsO gene encoding 30S ribosomal protein S15 yields the protein MSLSREVKADVVQGYATHAGDTGSPEVQVALLTTRIEGLADHFKINKHDHHSRQGLLKMVGQRRKLLDYLKKRDVNRYRSLIERLGLRK from the coding sequence ATGTCGCTGTCGCGTGAAGTCAAAGCAGATGTTGTTCAGGGTTATGCTACCCATGCAGGAGATACGGGTTCTCCCGAAGTGCAGGTCGCCCTTTTGACCACTCGTATTGAAGGATTGGCTGATCATTTCAAAATTAACAAGCATGATCATCATTCCCGTCAAGGATTGCTGAAAATGGTGGGCCAACGCCGCAAGCTGCTGGATTACCTCAAAAAGCGTGATGTGAATCGTTATCGTTCGCTGATTGAGCGTCTGGGTCTGCGTAAGTAA